A part of Terriglobia bacterium genomic DNA contains:
- a CDS encoding tetratricopeptide repeat protein produces the protein MARNGIGNGKNEVVTVQGWTTLQAYTVACVCLLLGGVIGYLLRGSEPAAVVPVQAAQVQGNIGPAQIPGFGSLPGGGNSPELVDKAAQPMLEALKRNPKDAETLAKVGNLYYDAQLYTRAIEYYQQALRITPSNVDVRTDMGTALFYLGDADKALAEFQKSLSYQSNHPNTLFNTGIVKWQGKKDTTGAIAAWEQLLKTNPGYPERQKVEDLLNRAKEHAKG, from the coding sequence ATGGCGAGGAACGGAATCGGAAACGGGAAGAACGAGGTTGTGACCGTCCAGGGGTGGACGACGCTGCAGGCGTACACGGTGGCATGTGTTTGCCTGTTGCTGGGCGGAGTGATCGGCTACTTGCTGCGCGGTTCGGAGCCCGCTGCGGTGGTCCCGGTGCAGGCGGCGCAGGTGCAGGGCAACATAGGCCCGGCGCAAATTCCGGGTTTCGGTAGCCTGCCGGGCGGCGGCAATTCGCCCGAACTGGTGGACAAGGCCGCGCAGCCGATGCTGGAAGCGCTGAAGAGGAATCCCAAGGACGCGGAGACGCTGGCCAAAGTCGGGAACCTGTATTACGACGCGCAGCTTTATACGAGGGCCATCGAGTATTACCAGCAGGCGTTAAGAATCACGCCCAGCAATGTCGACGTCCGCACCGACATGGGCACGGCCCTTTTCTACCTGGGCGATGCCGACAAAGCGTTGGCGGAATTCCAGAAGTCGCTTTCATACCAATCCAATCATCCGAACACCTTGTTTAATACCGGGATCGTAAAGTGGCAGGGAAAGAAAGACACCACGGGAGCGATCGCGGCCTGGGAGCAGTTGCTGAAGACCAACCCGGGATATCCGGAACGCCAGAAAGTGGAGGATTTGCTGAACCGGGCCAAGGAACACGCAAAGGGTTAG